From the Anopheles coustani chromosome X, idAnoCousDA_361_x.2, whole genome shotgun sequence genome, one window contains:
- the LOC131269119 gene encoding uncharacterized protein LOC131269119, with translation MRNQSLRNKMAEKVPAGIAPSGGAFVVNSPDAHPRSNDIIMHNIAIQPLPVEPTPSISHPHSSNAYVRPSGVQQACVSKPANKIVAPGVLAGPRNVVLHRHNGDFGFTLRHFIVYPPDSVTDPVVNPLAAVGMLNFAQPMDTVFVKKVHPNSAAHRAGLQEGDRLLAVNGLTVAAIPYSQVVATIQQTPKTLTLQVVPRNYDILQTFFSETAYNPETNQRPQPQAVSAAKVPVSAQQETPPQPYHPPHLLAMASAQKKQESLYSTLQEIVVENVVEAGAGISSSKKTAIYDEVPKIMANRLNKPSTTQQQSPQQAMLKANGSKGVAATAPGFAMEQLLSKQQQYSHIHQHLKHQPHQYLEKITVHEKDCKPYGNGSSPMVLPGNNAMVEDEYATPCGQSDSIRMSRLRKSLEQKEEFLRRPLVAAFDRGVMQQGMAGVPTNDGQDIAQHREFYGRPNRFNKLVWPPTAAHLSLEQPQEQSTPAAPGNADPTGGKAAPESSIVPLSAGASFQATPPRGGENLSASTRTHVSQLSSIREQFFIGSPAETMVQAAPKSAPPSLTVAVASPAPPPRPPPIVGTFSVASLPLPSHAAMHGVSEKTKLFESGRALSPEGFDRMNLYKSELSRINTKQVVPNVAVRRKEFELKAESTSRRMSTEDKQRSVSSDSESQRTPVRMRSLSDEPNATQKAFGRASFPPMNPFNEDNTKPLDEQCQDAAEATVSHGSSPQSGAVLAENNRTGNETSTAAVIMRPKQQHSLMVGKDDRKVRRISYLRATARENLFHLIESDAVLGSSEPSEDTTTTTGESAMSEALGASVSGPPQQETSAIDGDGLLTAGKVKSSAFVQSVQLKSHCAKSKALAHFRDSQADSTAPLLREGELNVKVTLIDGKRSADRSWRSVHAELRGNRLKMTHVRDGKISTQHTPEPCGTIDLTNFRVTEGNYTKRKNVFKLATLGGGAYYPAEPSSAGARQTEEYRMQQGASGLASLGGALPGSARELLLQADSYADMQQWMEVLRSVCCADGGEDSGANQLPGGDYVSNLGGQQAEPQRVAAQTSVQVHSGASGDDYSPILSTKSHRKYALGSRSPSGQSPVTKTRKTPQLNSSSSTGREPAPMEASIAGSRQVAIPSSQYQINQHPTNQLMIHQHHQHFGSGKENSDREGSSPKSKTWKGIVARQFRKMQGQPSESGGSGHSADLMVFPEGASINVPLQFCPVSEDDPYVPLVLTKCTGIVESKGLSVVGIYRIPGNTAAITQLTETINRGLDEATLSDPRWDDVNVVSSLLKSFIRNLPEPLLPKELYGGFIAADKLSGARRLIELRQLLRRIPPMNYETLKHLMRHLYRVSTNSEVNLMDPRNLAIVFGPSVVRSANESLETAVKDMRHQCQIVEVLINYYQYFFEDGPLPSVEEKIIDATVVDSGVEDPSTSLLLDNVSKIEPLKESSKESSSGFVANIVQAANRKIRRSAQRKSTMSSTTPDTLSLDSTMSAESKEQTMRITRRCIDIQKTRATAGSLSSDGKQMDEDSTVLLVKTGSTGPCADALPAKDLVDRGQQHRHRLTKKEENLLQLHHHHHHHHHYYHSSRHHSAQSNDDASAVSSRSSEDDSNDSTFADNGDMSLKTVTIALDNKLRSLRNSSIDDSDRDLALECSEGDLSSVGSGNVRHSLHQQYHMGRTARPLTLGENIPYADESPERPLVQSRSKPLRQSGKGAGSGMLMAHSGEDVPLKKASSAGLGCEAGSSTHSSTNDSCLTLVNETDALVVGAGGDHGDTTAHEDDAASELVGVGRSNMVLSSDETDSSTTSNPHEKLTATTYRIDTEVLKKMNRILTQLERKANNLERKFNLNRSLSLNYKSPKAVDCCCLLQQGGGGAASGPLQIAHAHPHPGPPLHYWTQQQPPQSQQQLPTANNNNVTNCFNQNSPTVAAAAAAPAAGISSLRARLSLTKDEKTDKNINRRRLLLDSHVGNAGAGAPAGGGGGGGSAAGCLLERGGKYVSANCGGESSCPHMVVAACHSGAAGGGAGQTAAAGGNVGGGRQRRHAGSRSIRRRHTVGGTHDYLSNKINTQDYHHHHHQYYAGQGCCPLRRT, from the exons ATGCGTAACCAAAGCCTTCGCAACAAAATGGCAGAGAAAGTCCCTGCTGGTATTGCACCGTCGGGCGGCGCATTTGTCGTCAATTCGCCCGACGCCCATCCTCGCTCCAATGATATCATCATGCATAACATCGCGATACAACCGTTGCCGGTCGAGCCGACCCCATCGATTTCACACCCGCACAGCAGCAACGCATACGTGCGTCCATCCGGTGTTCAGCAAGCCTGCGTATCAAAGCCGGCCAATAAG ATTGTCGCGCCGGGAGTACTGGCCGGGCCGAGAAACGTCGTACTTCATCGACACAATGGTGATTTTGGCTTCACGCTTCGCCATTTCATCGTGTACCCGCCGGATTCGGTGACG GATCCGGTCGTCAATCCGCTGGCGGCGGTAGGGATGCTCAACTTTGCCCAGCCCATGGATACGGTGTTCGTGAAGAAGGTGCACCCCAACTCGGCCGCCCACCGGGCCGGCTTGCAGGAGGGCGATCGGCTGCTGGCCGTCAACGGGCTAACGGTCGCCGCCATACCGTACTCGCAAGTGGTGGCCACCATCCAGCAAACGCCAAAAACGCTCACTCTGCAGGTGGTGCCGAGAAACTACGATATCCTGCAAACG TTCTTCAGTGAAACCGCCTACAACCCGGAAACGAATCAGCGTCCGCAGCCGCAGGCCGTGTCCGCTGCGAAGGTGCCGGTGTCGGCGCAACAAGAAACGCCTCCTCAACCGTACCACCCGCCGCATCTGCTGGCGATGGCCAGCGCACAGAAGAAGCAGGAATCGTTGTACAGCACGCTGCAGGAGATAGTGGTGGAAAACGTGGTGGAAGCGGGTGCCGGGATATCATCCAGCAAGAAAACTGCCATCTACGATGAAGTACCAAAGATAATGGCAAACCGTCTCAACAAGCCATCCACGACGCAGCAGCAGAGCCCGCAGCAGGCGATGCTGAAGGCGAACGGCTCGAAGGGGGTGGCGGCGACAGCTCCGGGATTCGCGATGGAGCAGCTTCTCAGCAAGCAACAGCAGTATTCACACATACACCAGCATCTTAAACACCAGCCACATCAGTATCTAGAGAAAATAACCGTACACGAGAAGGACTGCAAGCCGTACGGTAACGGTTCTTCGCCGATGGTTCTGCCCGGGAACAACGCGATGGTGGAGGATGAGTACGCCACGCCTTGCGGACAGAGCGACAGTATCCGAATGTCCCGGCTGCGTAAGAGTCTCGAGCAGAAGGAAGAGTTCTTACGACGCCCGTTGGTTGCTGCCTTCGATCGAGGTGTGATGCAGCAAGGGATGGCGGGGGTCCCGACGAACGATGGTCAAGACATAGCGCAGCACCGTGAGTTCTACGGACGCCCAAATCGTTTCAACAAACTGGTGTGGCCACCGACCGCGGCCCATCTGTCCCTCGAACAACCGCAGGAACAATCAACTCCCGCGGCTCCCGGCAACGCAGATCCCACCGGTGGTAAGGCCGCCCCCGAGTCTTCCATCGTGCCGTTGTCCGCCGGTGCCAGTTTTCAGGCAACGCCACCGAGAGGCGGCGAAAACTTATCCGCTTCCACGCGCACCCACGTGTCGCAGCTATCCTCGATCCGGGAGCAGTTCTTTATCGGCTCCCCTGCCGAAACGATGGTGCAAGCCGCACCAAAATCGGCCCCACCGTCGCTTACCGTCGCTGTCGCATCACCGGCACCACCGCCCCGCCCACCACCAATTGTGGGCACGTTCAGTGTGGCCAGCCTGCCCCTCCCGTCGCACGCCGCCATGCACGGTGTGTCGGAAAAAACGAAGCTATTCGAATCGGGCCGGGCACTCTCACCCGAGGGATTCGACCGGATGAATCTGTACAAGAGCGAACTGAGCAG AATCAACACCAAACAGGTGGTGCCGAATGTCGCCGTCCGGCGGAAGGAGTTCGAACTGAAAGCCGAAAGCACCAGTCGGCGTATGTCAACGG AAGACAAGCAACGTTCGGTTAGTTCCGACTCCGAGTCGCAACGTACGCCGGTTCGGATGCGCTCGCTTTCCGACGAACCAAATGCCACGCAGAAGGCGTTCGGCAGGGCATCGTTTCCTCCAATGAATCCGTTCAATGAAGATAACACGAAGCCGCTGGATGAGCAGTGCCAGGACGCAGCCGAAGCGACTGTTAGCCATGGGTCAAGCCCGCAATCGGGTGCCGTACTGGCTGAAAACAATCGGACGGGCAACG AAACATCGACCGCGGCGGTCATCATGCGCCCGAAGCAACAGCACTCGCTGATGGTCGGGAAGGATGATCGCAAGGTGCGGCGCATTTCCTACCTTCGAGCGACGGCTCGCGAAAATCTATTCCACCTGATCGAAAGCGACGCGGTGCTGGGCAGCTCGGAACCATCGGaggacaccaccaccaccaccggtgaGAGCGCGATGAGTGAGGCCTTGGGCGCGTCGGTGTCCGGCCCGCCGCAGCAGGAAACATCCGCTATCGACGGGGACGGGTTGTTGACGGCTGGGAAGGTTAAGTCGTCAGCGTTCGTGCAATCGGTACAGCTAAAGAG CCATTGTGCCAAGTCGAAGGCGTTGGCGCATTTCCGGGACAGTCAGGCCGACAGTACGGCTCCGTTGCTCCGGGAAGGGGAGCTGAACGTCAAGGTGACGCTTATCGACGGCAAACGGTCGGCCGATCGCAGCTGGCGCTCGGTGCACGCCGAGTTGCGCGGCAACCGCTTGAAGATGACCCACGTGCGTGATGGAAAGATTTCAACACAG CATACTCCTGAACCATGTGGTACTATCGATCTCACGAACTTCCGTGTTACGGAAGGAAACTACACGAAGCGAAAGAACGTTTTCAAGTTGGCTACGCTGGGCGGCGGCGCTTACTATCCGGCGGAACCGTCCTCCGCCGGAGCGCGTCAAACCGAGGAGTACCGTATGCAGCAAGGCGCGTCCGGTTTGGCCTCCCTCGGAGGGGCGTTGCCCGGTTCGGCGCGTGAACTGCTACTGCAGGCGGACAGCTACGCGGATATGCAGCAGTGGATGGAGGTGCTGCGCAGTGTTTGTTGTGCGGACGGTGGAGAGGATAGCGGAGCAAATCAGCTGCCGGGAGGC GATTACGTGAGCAATCTGGGAGGACAGCAAGCGGAACCGCAACGGGTCGCGGCGCAAACCAGCGTGCAGGTGCACAGTGGTGCCAGTGGCGACGACTACTCGCCAATTCTGTCGACAAAATCGCATCGAAAGTATGCACTCGGTTCGCGGTCGCCGTCGGGTCAGTCGCCCGTTACGAAAACTCGAAAAACGCCACAACTCAACTCGAGCTCATCGACGGGTCGAGAGCCAGCGCCGATGGAAGCCAGCATAGCCGGCAGCCGGCAGGTGGCGATTCCATCGAGTCAATATCAAATCAATCAACATCCCACCAATCAACTGATGATCcatcagcaccatcagcaTTTCGGCAGCGGGAAAGAAAACTCGGACCGCGAGGGCAGCTCGCCCAAGTCCAAGACGTGGAAGGGTATCGTCGCGCGTCAGTTCCGCAAGATGCAAGGTCAGCCGTCGGAATCGGGCGGATCGGGTCATTCTGCCGACCTGATGGTGTTCCCCGAGGGTGCGTCCATCAATGTGCCGCTGCAGTTCTGCCCGGTGTCGGAGGACGACCCGTACGTGCCGCTCGTGCTAACCAAGTGCACCGGCATCGTCGAGTCGAAGGGGTTGAGCGTGGTCGGCATCTACCGTATACCCGGCAACACCGCCGCCATCACGCAGCTAACCGAAACGATCAACCGCGGGCTGGACGAAGCGACACTGTCCGATCCGCGCTGGGACGACGTGAACGTGGTGTCGTCGCTGCTCAAGTCGTTCATCCGCAACCTGCCCGAGCCCCTGCTACCGAAGGAGCTCTACGGTGGGTTCATCGCCGCGGACAAGCTGAGTGGCGCACGGCGTCTGATCGAGCTCAGGCAGCTGCTACGGCGCATACCGCCGATGAACTACGAAACGCTCAAGCACCTGATGCGCCATCTCTATCGCGTCAGCACCAACAGCGAGGTTAACCTGATGGACCCTCGCAACCTGGCGATCGTGTTCGGCCCGTCGGTGGTCCGCTCCGCGAACGAGTCACTCGAAACCGCCGTCAAGGACATGCGACACCAGTGCCAGATCGTGGAAGTGCTTATCAATTAC TATCAATACTTCTTCGAAGATGGCCCACTACCGAGCGTGGAGGAAAAGATTATCGACGCGACCGTTGTCGACTCCGGTGTTGAGGATCCATCAACTTCGCTGCTGCTGGATAACGTTTCGAAAATCGAGC CACTCAAAGAATCCTCGAAAGAGAGTAGCTCCGGATTTGTGGCAAACATCGTGCAGGCAGCAAATAGGAAGATTCGTCGTTCGGCACAGCGCAAGAGTACCATGTCTTCGACCACCCCGGATACGCTATCCCTCGACAGCACGATG TCGGCCGAGTCGAAAGAGCAAACGATGCGGATTACACGACGCTGCATTGACATACAAAAGACCAGGGCGACGGCCGGCAGCCTGAGCAGTGACGGCAAGCAGATGGATGAAGATTCCACCGTGCTGCTGGTGAAAACGGGCTCGACCGGCCCGTGCGCGGACGCCCTTCCCGCCAAGGATCTGGTGGACCGTGGCCAGCAGCACCGCCATCGGCTGAcgaagaaggaggaaaatcTGTTACAGctgcatcaccaccatcaccatcatcatcactacTACCACAGCAGTCGGCATCATAGCGCCCAGAGCAACGACGATGCGTCTGCTGTGTCGAGCCGTTCGTCCGAGGACGACTCCAACGACAGTACCTTTGCGGATAATG GTGATATGTCGCTGAAAACGGTAACCATCGCATTGGACAACAAGTTGCGCTCGTTGCGGAACTCTTCCATCGATGACTCGGACCGCGATCTGGCGCTGGAGTGCAGTGAAGGGGACTTGAGCAGCGTTGGTAGTGGCAACGTCCGTCATTCACTGCACCAGCAGTATCACATGGGTCGGACGGCACGGCCACTGACGCTCGGCGAAAACATCCCGTACGCTGACGAGTCGCCCGAGCGACCGTTGGTGCAGAGTCGCTCGAAACCGCTGCGCCAGTCGGGCAAGGGTGCGGGTTCGGGCATGCTGATGGCGCACAGCGGCGAGGATGTGCCGCTGAAGAAGGCATCGAGTGCGGGGTTGGGCTGCGAGGCAGGCAGCAGCACACATTCGAGTACAAACGACAGTTGTCTGACGCTGGTTAACGAGACGGATGCGTTGGTGGTTGGTGCGGGGGGCGACCATGGCGACACGACGGCGCACGAAGACGATGCGGCCAGCGAGCTGGTGGGAGTCGGCCGGAGTAATATGGTGCTGAGCTCGGACGAGACCGACTCGTCGACGACGAGCAACCCGCACGAGAAGCTCACCGCCACCACGTACCGCATCGACACGGAGGTGCTGAAGAAGATGAACCGCATCCTCACGCAGCTCGAGCGCAAGGCGAACAACCTCGAGCGCAAGTTCAACCTGAACCGCTCGCTGTCGCTTAACTACAAGTCACCGAAGGCCGTCGATTGTTGTTGCTTGTTGCAGCAGGGTGGCGGAGGCGCCGCCAGCGGCCCGTTGCAAATCGCGCATGCACATCCCCATCCCGGGCCACCACTGCACTACTggacgcagcagcagccaccgcAGTCGCAGCAGCAACTTCCGAcggcgaacaacaacaacgtgaCGAACTGCTTCAATCAAAACAGCCcgacggtggcggcggcggcggcggcaccaGCGGCGGGGATAAGCAGTCTCCGGGCCCGCCTCTCGCTCACGAAGGACGAGAAAACGGACAAGAACATCAACCGACGGCGGCTGCTGTTGGACTCGCACGTTGGCAATGCCGGAGCCGGTGCACcggcaggaggaggaggaggaggaggttcgGCAGCCGGCTGCCTGCTCGAACGGGGCGGCAAGTACGTAAGCGCGAACTGCGGCGGCGAATCGAGCTGTCCGCACATGGTCGTAGCTGCCTGTCATTCCGGAGCTGCTGGAGGTGGAGCTGGGCAAACCGCAGCGGCTGGTGGCAACGTAGGTGGCGGACGACAACGACGCCACGCCGGAAGTCGCTCGATTCGACGGCGGCACACCGTCGGCGGGACGCACGACTATCTGTCGAACAAAATCAACACGCAGGactatcaccaccaccaccatcagtaCTACGCCGGGCAGGGTTGTTGCCCACTACGGCGCACCTAA